The window TTAAACCATTGTTCGCGACTGGCTACCGATACGGGCTCAGTATCTGCAGTTGCCAATCTGGTAGGTACGGTAGTGTTATAAATTTCTACAATTCGGGGCAAATCGTTTCGGGTTGCAGTCCTGAATTTTAATGCGTCCATATTAGTTTTTGTTTAAATGGGTTGTAAGGGTTTTACCTGCCGTCCTAAACATATTTCTAAAAACTTTTAACTTAAGCTCGGAGATGCCCATGCCAGCAAAGATAAACAGTCCGCCAATTAAAAGCTGCCAGGTAATTACTTCGCCAATGAGATAAGCTGCCGCAAGTGCTCCGAATATGGGTTCTAAAAGATAAATTACCGACACCCTTTCGGCACTGATGTATTGCTGTGCCATGTTGGATACGGAATACATGTAAGCAGTTGAAAAAAGCGAACAGAAAATAACGCCAAACCAAAAGGTATTGTCGGCTGGCAACAAGCTTTCTGATGTACTCCAGGCAACCGCCACAAAAGTAAGCAGCGCACAAGTGGCAAACATGGGTACAATGGTAGCCACAATATCTATCCTGGCCGATTCTTCTTCAACCCTGATCAGGTAGTAGGCAAAAGCGATGGCACCGCCAATGGTAAACATATCGCCTGCATTAACTGAAAAACCATTTTTAACAGAAATAATAAACAACCCTACTAACGAAAGGCTTGCAGCAATCCAGATTTTAAGGTTGGGCACCTTTCTATACATGGCCATTTTTAACATGGGTACAATCACCACACAGGTTCCGGCCAAAAATGCAGATTGCGAAGCCGAAGTGAGTTTAATACCCAAAGTTTGCAAGCCAATCCCAAGCATCAGCGGAATGGCCAGTAAGGCTCCTGAAACAATGCTTTTATAATTAAGATGCTTTAACTTTTTGCGAAAAACAATCGACAGGACAAGCGTTGCCCCCACAAAACGATAAAGTAAAAAAAGTTGTGGTGAATGATTGCTAATCGATAATTTAGTTACCGAAAAAGATATACCCCAAAAAGCGGTGCCTATAACGAGTAATACCAGGAAAATATTTTTTTTGCCCATGTCTATAATTGTTTTTTCATCATCAGATCGGTCTGCTCATCGTTGCCTAACCGAAAAACATGTGAGTTAAATACTTCGAAACCCGCTTTGCTGTAAAAACGGAGCGCCCGCTGGTTATTTTCCCACACACCCAGCCAAATGTTTTTACATTGAAGCGCTTCGGCTACCTCGAAGGCTTTATTTAACAGGGCCTGCCCAACCTTTTGACCATGAAAAGCCGACAGCACATATATCCTTTCAATTTCGAGCGCTTCTTCCAGTTCTTGCTCGGTCTGCGCATCACCCGTATTCAGTTTTAAATAACCAACTACATTTCCTTCAGAAAAAGCAAAGTAAAACTGAGAGTTGGGGTGCTCAAGTTCTGCCATCAGTTTATCATACGAAAAACTCGAATCGAGGTAGGCTTTCATATTAGCTTCGCTGGTGGTATCGGCAAAGGCTTCTAAAAAGATTTGCCGGCTAATCGATTGCAATGTTAAAATAGCTGACGGGCCGACCTGTTGTATGGTTAATTGATGCATTTTTATGTTGTTTGCTGGCTTGTAAAGCAGATTGATAATACAAAGATAAGTCGCTTAATAATTCAATAAAATGCTATTTTATCATTTATTAATGCATAAATTGCAATAATGGATCTACAGCAAATCAAATATTTTTTAATCCTAGCCGATGAACTTCATTTCTGGAAAACGGCTGCAAAGATGAACATTACGCAATCGGCATTGAGCCGACAGATACAGGCTTTGGAGCAGGAACTGGATATCCAGCTGTTTATCCGTAATAAGCGCAATGTAAAGCTTACAGCAGCAGGCAAGTTTTTGAAGGAGAAATGGACGAAACAGTTCAACGAGATAAGCCATATCCATAAGTTTGCGAGTCAAATTCAGCTGGGCGAATATGGTACCATCAGGATTGCACACCCCGATTCTATTTCGGGTTCGCTGATCCCACAAATTACTTCGCGGATAAATGAGGAGTTTCCTAAACTGCAGATTGAACTGGTGCAGGTGATGTATGAGAACCAGCATGAATTTTTGGCCAACTATAAGCTCGATGTGGTGATAACCCGTGATAAGAATACAATAGATGGGATTAGCGCAAAAAAAATCTATACCGATCACCTCGCGCTGGTTGTACCGGAAGATCACCCGCTTAAAAGTGTTGATGAGCTGAATCGTGAAATACTGGCTGCTGAAAAATTTATTTTGCCCGTTAAGGATGAGGGTAGCAGCTATAACCACATCATTAAAAATGTGTTTAAATCTTTCGGCATACAGCCCAATGTTTACCTGCACTCTGAATTTGGTTCTACTATTATCGCATTGGTGCGCCGGAAACTGGGTGTAGCTATTTTGCCCGATTCGTATATCCATCATGCCATACCAGGCATCAGGTACATTCAGTTACCCTACCCAACCGATCTTTACCTGAACTGGCGAAGCGATGATGAGAACCCGATTATAGCCAATATTATTAAGCTGTTGTTGGAGATCGAGTTGATGCCGGAGGCGTTTTAACCGCAAGGTATGCGCGTGTTATGCCGTGCATCCGTGGCTGTTTTAACCGCAAAGAACGCTGAGGAAAAGCGCAGAGGGCACTGAGATTACAGTAACCACAAATACAATTGTATCTGAGTTGGGAGTAATAAGTTTGGAGTTAGGACTGGCTAAACCTATGGGTTGGCCTAATGAACCAATACTTAGGGTAAGTGGCATACAGCCCTTCGACTGCGCTAACATTGACAAACCCAATAGAAAATCGTCATTTCGACTGAAGCAGCCGGTTTTTCACCGGTAGCGGAACGGAGAAATCTATAGAGACAGATCTAGCTTCGCTGAGCACTAACGTGGTTCTCGGCTGCGTTGCACTCCGCCCGAATGACAACCCCAGAAGGGCTGTTACTAATATTGATTTTTATGAAATAAATTAATCCTCAGGGTCAAAATCGTGTTTAAGTTGCGCCTAATGAGGTTGAATCGGGAATGGATTAAACTATGGGTTAGCCTAATGACAAATGAACCAGTAAACCTTTAGTTAGGCCTGTTTTCGCATAGCCAGCTTTGCATATAGGGAAAAGGCTGGGTTTGATTTTTTTCGGCTTGTATTTTATCGAAAGTCATGCCGCACCATTGTAATAGCGGTACGCCCATAAAAGAACCTTGTTGAAAATTTTCAATGATATTTCTTCCACCTGATTTATACCCATCGTCATGAAACACCACTATCGGATCGATATTAAGGTGAATACAAGCTGCGTAAGACCAGGCAATAGCCATCATCTCGCCGCCCTGGTGGAGATCTGAAGGTGCTAAATCATCGCTCATCTCCTGCCTGATTGCGGGTGGCATGCAAGCCAGGTGCCCGGCTTCATGCAAAATATCGCCTGGATAAAGCAGTTTATTGGTATCGATAACTAAGGTTCCTTCGCTGAGCTTCAACCCCGGAAGAAAGGTTTGACCGTTAATTTCAGTAAGCTTATAAACCAAACCGATCCTATCTAAAAAAGAAAGGATCGGTGAGATTTCTGATAAAAAGGATTTCATGCTGAAACATTCGACAGATAAGGTTATTTCCCCTACCCTGATTTTGCATTTTAAGTTTTATCTAAAGTTGTATTTCAATCCGAGTTCGAATTCGCCGTTTGCATAATTCTGTATATCCGAAGTGTTGGTGGTATACATGGCCAATATCGATAAGCGGTTTTGGTAAGTAGTACCCACCCCTGTGCTGAAACTATTACTGGTGTGATAAATACCGGTAAACAAAAGTTTATTGCCCCAAAACTGTGCATTTAAACCAAGATCAACAATATCGCGGTAGTTATCAATACCTCTGTAGCTTACTTTTGGCTCGATAACACTCAGCACTTTATCTGGATTAAGAAATTTGTAGCTTACCGATGCAAAATAAGAAGCACGGTCTACCACTGTTCTTTCATCGTCGCGTTTCAAAAAGCGCTTCAGGTTTAATACCGATCCCTGAACGTTGAAATGCTGACTGCGGTAAGCTATACCGAAATCGCCATCAAAATACAGTTTGCGCTGGTTAAAATTAGTTAAAGAAATATCGCTCTGGTTTCCTTTAATCTTTGTCATATCGATCCACTCGTTCATGATGCCTGCTGAGAGACCAAAATCAAGATAATCGGATCCGTTGTTAAGTGGCAGGTGGTAAGCATATGTACCTTTAAAACTGGTACGTTGAATTACACCGATATTCTCATTATAAAATGATGCACCTACACCAACCTTATTGTTATTGGCGCCATAAGCTGCCGTTACCGACTGCATGGCCGGAGCCCCCTCTATTGCTGTCCATTGTGCCTTATAAGCTGCAGCAGCTTCCCAGCCCTTTTCAATACCTGCCATGGCCGGATTGCTAAGGTAAAGGTTTTGGTAATACATACTGCCCATAGGGTTGAGCTGAGCAAAGGCCGGGATGCTGAGACCGAACATCACCAATGTGATAAGCATTTTCCTTGTTTTCATCTTTATACTTTTTTATGCCATAACCAGCGGTTTAAACTGGTTATGGCAGGTTAAATCTTAGTTATTACCTACAATTGTGATGTATCCTTTTCTTACTCCGACACCCGGACCAAAGTCGATGATATAGTAGTAAGCGCCTTCAGGAACCAAAGATCCTTTTAAGGTACCACCCCAACTGTTGTCATACCCTTTCATTTCAAATATCGACTTACCGGCGCGATCGAAAATGCGTACGGTGTTGTTTGGATACATGTCAATATTTTCAACAACCCAGGTATCGTTTTTACCATCACCGTTTGGTGTAAGTACGTTCATGATATTCAACACCTGGTAATCGGCCCTTACCTCGAGGGTAAAGGTTTTGGTGCTGCTACGTCCGTACTGGTTAAAACCGGTAACTGTATAAGTAGTATTTTGAGTAGGCCTAACGGTAAGTAAAGCATTGTTTTGGCCACTAAGGATACCATTGGCATTTGACCACTGATAAGTTAATGCGCCTGTTGCAGTAAGTACGGCAACTTCACCTTTACTAATGCTGTTACCTTTGTTGCTGGTAATGGTAATTACCGGTGGCGGGTTCTCGATTACGGTAAACGACTGCACCACATTGGTTGCTGCCTGGTAATCGGCGTTTCCGGCCTGACTGGCGGTGATGTTAATTACACCTGCTTTCAGGATCTCAACCTGGTTACCATTAATAATCCGCGCTACTGCCGGGTTACTGCTGGTATAAGTTACCGTTAAGCCAGAGCTGGCTGTTGCGGTTAAGGTAAAGGTACCATCGGTATCTAATTTATTGGCTAAAGCTGCAAACGTAATGGTTTGTGCAGTTGGATTAACCGTTAGTGTACCTGCAACATAAGTAATGTTATAGTTTGCTGCTGCTGCACCACTTGCTGTAATAGGATAATTACCTGCTGATGATGTTGTAGTAGCGGTTGTACTTAACACTACCGGACTTGTTAATACCGCTGAAGTTTCGGTACCCACAAAACCACTGTAACTTGCTGTAAGTGCAGGGTTAGCTGCGCCAAAGTTTTTGTTTTTATTATCGGCTGTAATTACCAGCGTTTTTCTGGTGATTTGAAGATTAGCTGGCGTGTAAGTAATACTGTAATTGCTACCTGCGCTAAGTGTATTTTGCGCGATCGCATAAGTACCTACTACTTCACCTGCTGCCCTGCTTAATGCACCTGTAACGTTATCGCCTGTTGCTAATGCACCTGCAGCTAAAGCATAGGTTAATGCAGGGTCTGCTTCGCCATAAACTTTTGTCTTAGCATCGGCAGTAACCGTAATTGGTTTTACATCGATGTTTGCAGTTGTAGTAGCTACACCGGCCAAAGTATAGTTGGCAGCTTTGGTACCCGATAACAGTAAACCTGCACCTGTAACCACTTTTGCTGTACCTACATTTTTATCGGCAAAGGTAGCGCTTCCACCGGTTAAGCTTACATCGGCTACATCTCCGGCCAGTACTCCTGTTAAGGTTCTCGTTAAAATAGTAGCTGTGGTATTACCATCGTAAATCTTGTTGCTGGCAGTAATGCTACCGTTAACGGTTTTCGCAGTAATGGCTGCTGTTGTGGTTGCTACACTGGTTAGGCTATAGTTAGCTGCTTTCGCACCTGTAATTGCCATGCCTGCAGCGGTTACAGTTTTACCATTAGCTACGTTTGCATCGGCAAAACTTGCAGTACCACCTGTTAAGGTTACATCGGCAACATCGGCTGTTAAAACACCTGTTAAGCTTCTGGTTAATACGGTGGCAGTAGTGTTACCATCGTAAACTTTATTACCGGCAGTAAATGATCCGGTGATATTTCTAACTCCAATGTTAGCCGTTGTGGTGGCTACTCCGGTTAGGCTATAGTTAGCAGATTTTGAACCGGCTAAAACCATTCCTGTTGAAGTTACCGTTTTACCTGTACCAATATTGGCATCGGCAAAACTAGCTGTACCACCGGTTAAGGTTACATCGGCCACATCTGCTGTAATTACTCCAGTTAATGTTCTGGTTAAAATGCTAGCCGTGGTGTTACCATCATAAGCTTTATTATCAGCCGTAAATGTACCTGCGATATTTTTTGCTGTAATGTTAGCGCTTGTAGTGCCTACTCCTGTTAAATTGTAGTTGGCAGCTTTGGTTCCAGTTAAAGTTAAACCTGTAGCGGATACCGTTTTGGCTACACCAACATTTGCATTGGCAAAGTTTGCTGTTCCACCGGTTAAAGTAACATCGGCCACATCGCCTGCCAATACACCGGTTAAGGTTCTGGTTAGGATATTTGCAGTAGTATTACCATCGTAGATTTTGCTATCGGCGGTAAAGTTACCGGCAATATCTTTAGTGGTAATATCGGCAGTTGTGGTAGCAACCGAAGCTAAAGTATAGTTAGCAGCTTTGGCACCGGTTATGGTCATGCCTACGGCTGTAACGGTTTTACCTGCACCTTTATTGGCGTCGGCAAAGCTTGCCGTACCACCTGTTAAGGTAACATCAGCGGCATCGGCTACTAATACTCCTGTTAAGGTTCTGGTTAATACTGTGGCGTTGGTATTGCCATCGTACACTTTATTATCCGCAGTAAAGTTACCTGTAATGGTTAAACCAGTAATGTTAGCGGTAGCAGTAGCTACTCCGGTTAGGTTGTAATTACCAGCTTTTGTACCTGATAAATTCATACCCGTTGCGGTTACGGTTTTACCTGTACCAATGTTAGCATTGGCAAAGTTTGCTGTTCCACCGGTTAAAGTAACATCAGCAACATCTCCGGCCAATACTCCCGTTAGGGTTCTGGTTAAGATATTCGCGGTGGTATTGCCATCGTACACTTTGTTACCGGCAGTAAAGTTACCTGCAATGTCTTTTGCAGTAATATCGGCTGTGGTAGTACCTACTGATGCTAAAGTATAGTTAGCTGATTTAGCTCCTGTTAGCGTTAAACCCGTTGCGGTAACCATTTTACCTATGCCTTTGTTGGCATCGGCAAAAGTTGCTATTCCACCTGTTAAGGTTACATCGGCAACATCGGCAGCTAATACGCCTGTTAATGTTCTACCCGAAATAGTAGCAATGTTATTGCCATTGTACACCTTATTATCAGCTGTAATATTACCTGTAATGGCCAGGCCTGTAATATTCGCCGTGGTAGTGGCTACTCCGGTTAGGTTGTAATTACCAGCTCTTGTTCCTGTAATGGTCATGCCT is drawn from Pedobacter sp. HDW13 and contains these coding sequences:
- a CDS encoding PorP/SprF family type IX secretion system membrane protein, yielding MKTRKMLITLVMFGLSIPAFAQLNPMGSMYYQNLYLSNPAMAGIEKGWEAAAAYKAQWTAIEGAPAMQSVTAAYGANNNKVGVGASFYNENIGVIQRTSFKGTYAYHLPLNNGSDYLDFGLSAGIMNEWIDMTKIKGNQSDISLTNFNQRKLYFDGDFGIAYRSQHFNVQGSVLNLKRFLKRDDERTVVDRASYFASVSYKFLNPDKVLSVIEPKVSYRGIDNYRDIVDLGLNAQFWGNKLLFTGIYHTSNSFSTGVGTTYQNRLSILAMYTTNTSDIQNYANGEFELGLKYNFR
- a CDS encoding N-acetyltransferase; amino-acid sequence: MHQLTIQQVGPSAILTLQSISRQIFLEAFADTTSEANMKAYLDSSFSYDKLMAELEHPNSQFYFAFSEGNVVGYLKLNTGDAQTEQELEEALEIERIYVLSAFHGQKVGQALLNKAFEVAEALQCKNIWLGVWENNQRALRFYSKAGFEVFNSHVFRLGNDEQTDLMMKKQL
- a CDS encoding LysR family transcriptional regulator — protein: MDLQQIKYFLILADELHFWKTAAKMNITQSALSRQIQALEQELDIQLFIRNKRNVKLTAAGKFLKEKWTKQFNEISHIHKFASQIQLGEYGTIRIAHPDSISGSLIPQITSRINEEFPKLQIELVQVMYENQHEFLANYKLDVVITRDKNTIDGISAKKIYTDHLALVVPEDHPLKSVDELNREILAAEKFILPVKDEGSSYNHIIKNVFKSFGIQPNVYLHSEFGSTIIALVRRKLGVAILPDSYIHHAIPGIRYIQLPYPTDLYLNWRSDDENPIIANIIKLLLEIELMPEAF
- a CDS encoding DMT family transporter, which translates into the protein MGKKNIFLVLLVIGTAFWGISFSVTKLSISNHSPQLFLLYRFVGATLVLSIVFRKKLKHLNYKSIVSGALLAIPLMLGIGLQTLGIKLTSASQSAFLAGTCVVIVPMLKMAMYRKVPNLKIWIAASLSLVGLFIISVKNGFSVNAGDMFTIGGAIAFAYYLIRVEEESARIDIVATIVPMFATCALLTFVAVAWSTSESLLPADNTFWFGVIFCSLFSTAYMYSVSNMAQQYISAERVSVIYLLEPIFGALAAAYLIGEVITWQLLIGGLFIFAGMGISELKLKVFRNMFRTAGKTLTTHLNKN